In Euphorbia lathyris chromosome 2, ddEupLath1.1, whole genome shotgun sequence, the sequence TACATCCAAAAGCTCACATATACATATCTCAAGAGCACAAGCTCCAAATTCTCAGCATAAATAAAAGAGCAACAACCCTTGCTTTTATAGGCCTAAAAGTATAATCTTTTTTCTAGTAGGATTCACTTACAGAGAAAGTTTTCATTTCCTATTCTAATTAGAAAAACCACACTAAATAGTATTCTAGACGTACTTTAACAACAGAATAAAGATAGTGATCAGTTCAGTTTCAAGAACACCACGACACCACAGATTCATCATTTTATCATCAAGTTGAATAGTTACACTAGTCAGGATGTCAATATATGCCAGACAAAACTCAACTGACATCCATAgtttcaattacctcaaagtgCATCTGCATATCAGGAGATCTATCAGCAAAATAGAACTTTTCACACACCTTTAATTTACCTCCACTCCTTTGAGCTGCAGATTCTAGCAGATTAACCAGTTTGTCTTTTTCATTACATAACCAAACTCGGTGTCTATCACACCATTGCCTTGGTGTTCCATGGAGGACAAAACGAATTCCTTGCGTGATTTTGGAGACACTCTCAATCACATTATGATCAGTGATATACGCACCAGCTGAGTTCAAACCCACATCCACATAATGAATCTCTGCAATGCTTTTTAAGAGGCTTTCTTTACTGCATGGTACAATATGAACTTCCCCAGAGGATTCCTTGCTCGTGCAGTGTTCCGGTGTACTTGATTTGACTTCTGAAAGGCTCAGCTCAGTCACTAGCTGGTTAAGCACAGTACCGCCCTTACTAAATCCAAGAACGAATGTTTTGGGCTCAGAGGAAGGAGATTGTAGCAGGGTGGACAATGGTCCCTTCTCTTTTGCTGACATGACATTCTTTACCTGCCATATTAACAATTTA encodes:
- the LOC136216556 gene encoding uncharacterized protein isoform X3, encoding MHFARIFLCLRSIGLSLQILKPLMDYWRGVLRVPVGSSSTSYCRVAVCLCISSFSKSLVVPSVNAIFFSGDRVEGTRNPVIERLSDLQNIAEILVSKFGASVNAWVIEAPVFNGPFAVYRDFIPSVNRCGEPKFYSAAEFPASTSTISLLSNCLREVKNVMSAKEKGPLSTLLQSPSSEPKTFVLGFSKGGTVLNQLVTELSLSEVKSSTPEHCTSKESSGEVHIVPCSKESLLKSIAEIHYVDVGLNSAGAYITDHNVIESVSKITQGIRFVLHGTPRQWCDRHRVWLCNEKDKLVNLLESAAQRSGGKLKVCEKFYFADRSPDMQMHFEVIETMDVS